The Blautia pseudococcoides genome segment GAATGACAATATGAAAGCTGAAAGACAGTACCTTGCACACCTTATTGATGCTGCTTTTGACACAACTTATGCAGCGAGCACTTATGTTAGGCTGGGGGATGATCTGGAAGAATTTAACGAGGAGCTTAACCCAGAAGTCGAAACGAAAAAAAATATATTAGGAAGCCAGAGCGTACAGCATTCTGGGTATGAGGTAAGTTCAGAGGTTTCCCCCTATTATTACTCATATGATGATAAGTTATCAGAAAAAATCATGGATATAGCAATGAACAGGAAGAAGGGGGATGCATGTAAGACCTCACAGGTAGATGTACTGCTGGAGGCTGATGGGACCGTCCTTAAGGCATGGCGTGAGGACGTATATGTGATTCCTGATTCTGTAGGCGGTGATACAACAGGAGTGCAGATACCATTCACTGTATATAATGCCGGAAATCGTGTGGAAGGTAAATTTGATTTAAGCACAAAGAAATTTACAGCAGGGTCCAGTAATGAAGCATGAACGTTACTGAACGCAGTTAAAAAAGCATATTTTGAATCGCTGAGTAACAATGAACTTTTAATTGGCCCAGAAAAGGAGTTAGAGTATGAGCAACAAATTAGTGAAACCAAATTCACAGATAGCGAATAGAAATGAAGAAGAACTGATTATTAATACCGGCACGAAAAAATATGTGATCAAAGATGAACACAGACGGCCGATGGGAGAATTCTTTTGGAATCCGTCCGATACTGGTATCTTAAGCCGATATAATGACGTAGTTACATTTTTTAACAACCTCGACCTGAAAGAGGGCGAAGATGCAGAAAAATTTATTGTTGATGCAGACAAAGGAATTGTGGAAAAAATGTCCTATTTGCTAAACGAAGACACCAGCACTTCTTTATTCAGTAAAGTGGCGCCATTGTCCATGTTGGCTAATGGGAATGTATATGCCTTTGAAGTTTTGGAACAGATTGCGAGTTTAGTCGAAAAAGAAAGTAAAATCAGGGTGAACAGAGCGAATACAAGGGTAAATAAATACACAAGGAAGTATCATAACTAATGGATGTATGGGAACTTCCAAAATCTTTGAACGTTTGTGGTAAAGATTATAAGATACGAACCGATTTTCGTGAAATCGTTGATATCCTTAGAGCTTTTAACGATCCTGATTTAAATGACACAGATAAGATTTTGACAATGATTGACATACTCTATGTTGATATTGAAATTGTCGAAAATATGGGGACAATATATGTTCTGTCCGACGGAAATCCTCTGACACAGGAAGCGGTGACAGAGGCCATACAAAAGGGTGTGGAATTTATTGAAGCAGGAACCGAAGGCGATAATAAGCCCAAACCGCGCGTTATGGATTGGGAACAGGACGCCCCTTTGATTTTTCCATCTGTAAATAAAATGATTGGACACG includes the following:
- a CDS encoding Gp15 family bacteriophage protein, with translation MDVWELPKSLNVCGKDYKIRTDFREIVDILRAFNDPDLNDTDKILTMIDILYVDIEIVENMGTIYVLSDGNPLTQEAVTEAIQKGVEFIEAGTEGDNKPKPRVMDWEQDAPLIFPSVNKMIGHDVRALKYMHWWTFLGYFMEIPDGTFLQVINIRQKKNSKSKMEKWEKKFYNENRKLCDLDKRLSKAEQEERDKLNKMLG